From Xenopus tropicalis strain Nigerian chromosome 3, UCB_Xtro_10.0, whole genome shotgun sequence, the proteins below share one genomic window:
- the LOC733714 gene encoding novel solute carrier family 18 (vesicular monoamine) slca18 protein, with protein sequence MAGCSAYRRDSRWLILFVVAVAMVMDYILFTIVAPIAPALLYDTEYGNRNTTVLLNNSSGSSLYRDSIINNTESAGNQTQCYEEKDYLNEENVLVGLLLAIKALLQLLTNPIVGKIINRTGYDAPLFCGTIIMFLSTLMFAFADSYAFLCVARGLQGIGSSFTAVPALGMLAHVFPDDAERGKAMGIALSGVAIGVLAGPPFGSAMYEFVGKSAPFLAIAALALLDGVLQLCILRPTRFSTVDVPATPYKNLLMDPYILVAAVGLCICNLTFGMLETTLPIRMMETMCAPRYQLGLCFLPCIVAYFICLNVFAELAQKIGSAALGIGFGMMETSVMPLMAHLVDLRHTSNYGGIYAISDIALCIGYALGPSCGGAIAKAVGFKWLMIILGIINLVFAPLFILLRNPPGKEETKPLLSLKEKPDSC encoded by the exons atggcaggaTGCTCCGCATATCGGCGGGACTCGCGATGGCTAATCCTGTTTGTGGTTGCAGTTGCTATGGTTATGGATTACATTCTCTTCACTATTGTAG CTCCAATCGCCCCAGCTTTACTTTATGACACTGAGTATGGGAACAGAAACACAACTGTACTGCTTAACAACTCCTCTGGTTCTTCATTGTACCGCGACTCGATCATTAACAATACAGAGAGTGCTGGAAATCAAACCCAGTGCTACGAGGAGAAGGACTATTTAAATGAAGAGAATGTGCTAGTGGGTCTCCTCCTTGCTATTAAAGCCTTGCTGCAGCTTCTGACAAACCCCATAGTGGGCAAAATTATTAACAG AACTGGATATGATGCCCCATTGTTTTGTGGCACTATTATTATGTTCCTCTCCACTCTCA TGTTTGCCTTTGCCGATTCCTATGCCTTTCTCTGTGTGGCCAGGGGGTTGCAGGGAATTGGATCATCTTTTACTGCTGTGCCAG CTCTGGGCATGCTGGCACATGTGTTTCCAGATGATGCCGAAAGAGGGAAAGCCATGGGTATAGCTTTGAGTGGTGTTGCCATTGGGGTGCTTG CGGGGCCTCCTTTTGGTTCTGCCATGTATGAGTTTGTTGGAAAGTCTGCTCCATTTCTAGCTATAGCAGCATTGGCTCTTCTTGATGGAG TACTACAGCTTTGTATACTTCGACCTACAAGATTCTCCACAGTG GATGTTCCTGCAACACCCTACAAAAATCTTCTCATGGATCCTTACATTTTGGTGGCAGCAG TGGGTCTCTGTATCTGTAATCTTACTTTTGGCATGCTGGAGACAACTTTACCTATTAGAATGATGGAAACCATGTGTGCCCCCCGATATCAACTTG gacTGTGTTTTCTACCCTGTATTGTCGCATATTTCATTTGTCTGAATGTATTTGCGGAGCTTGCACAAAAAATTGGGAG CGCTGCACTGGGAATTGGCTTTGGAATGATGGAGACATCAGTAATGCCACTCATGGCACATCTGGTAGACTTACGGCACACTTCTAACTATGGGGGCATATACGCCATCTCTGATATTGCTCTGTGTATTGGTTATGCACTGG GCCCGTCATGTGGAGGAGCCATTGCCAAGGCTGTTGGGTTCAAATGGTTAATGATTATATTAGGTATAATAAACCTTGTTTTTGCGCCTCTCTTCATTCTACTGCGCAACCCACCTGGAAAAGAGGAGACGAAG CCTTTACTAAGCCTTAAGGAGAAGCCCGACTCATGCTAA